TCGGACTGGACGGCGCGGCGTGGAACGAGGACATGGTGCTGCAGCGCTATGAGTTGCTTTTCGAGGCCGGGCTGGTGCCCGAGGCGGTGCGGCGCACCGGCGTAACCGCGGTGGTGCCCGGACAGCCGATGCGTCATGACCATCGCCGCATCCTGGCCACCGGGATCGCCCGGCTGCGCGCCAAGATCAAGTACCGGCCGGTGGTGTTTGAGCTGATGCCCGACGAGTTCACGCTGTTGCAGTTGCAGATGGCGGTCGAGGCGCTGGCAGGGCGCGGGCTGCACAAGCAGAATTTCCGCCGCTTCATCGAGCAGCAGGATCTGGTCGAAGAAACCGGCGCCATGGCTACCGGCACCGCCGGGCGCCCCGCCAAACTGTTCCGGTTCCGGCGCGATGTGCTGCTGGAGCGGGCCATTGCAGGCAGCAAGCTTCCCGTGTCGCGCGTCGTTTGACGCTTGACAAGGCTTATACTCATATTTAGCATAAGTGGTGCGCAAATCTTGCGCGCCTTTTTTTACCCTACAAATACTCAAAATGAGCATTAAAGCCGCAAATCCCCTCGCAGCCGATCGCCTTCCCGTTCCGCCGCTGCCGGACGTCATGCTGGAGCCGCTCGTGCGGGCGGCGTTGCTGGAGGATCTTGGGCGGGCTGGCGACCTGACCACCGACGCCATCGTGCCGGCCGACGCCACCGCCGAGACGCGACTGGTGGCGCGGCAGGAGGGCGTGCTGGCGGGATTGGATCTGGCCCGCCTGGCGTTCCGCACGATGGACCCGGGTCTGGCATTCACGGTGTCGCGCCGCGATGGCAGCGATCTGGAACCGGGGATGGAGATTGCGCGCATCCAGGGCAATGCCCGCGCGATGCTCAGCGCGGAGCGTGTGGCGCTCAATTTCCTGTGCCACCTGAGCGGCGTGGCGACGGCCACGGCCTCGATCGCCCGGGCCATCGCCGGCTATGGCGCGCGGGTCACGTGCACGCGCAAGACCATGCCCGGCCTGCGCGCGGTGCAGAAGTACGCGGTGCGCGTGGGCGGCGGCAGCAATCACCGCCATGGGCTGGACGATGCGGTGCTCATCAAGGACAACCACATCGCATTGGCCGGCAGCGTTGCAACCGCTGTCGAGCGTGCGCGCGCCGGCGTCGGCCACATGGTGAAGATCGAACTGGAAGTCGACACGCTGGAGCAGCTTGAAGTGGCGCTGTCGCTGGGCGTGGACGTGGTGCTGCTGGACAACATGAGCCTGGACGACTTGCGCCGCGCCGTCGCCATGGCGCGGGGCCGGGCGATTACGGAAGCCTCGGGCCGCATCACGCCCGAGACCGCAGCCGCCGTGGCCGCCACCGGCGTGGATCAGATCGCCGTGGGTTGGCTGACGCACAGCGCCAAGGTGCTGGACATCGGCCTGGATGCCTAGACTTTTCATTGGTCCCCAACATGAAACGCCTGCTGCCTAAGTCCCTTACGCTTCTTGTGCTGTCGCTGACGGCCTGCGGCAATCCGCCCTCGGGCGAGGCGCCGGGCGATGCGTCGTATCCGTCGCATCCCATCACGATCGTGGTGACGTTTCCGCCGGGTGGTGGCACCGATCTGCTTGCCCGCCGCATCGGCGCCAGTCTGCAGGAGTCGCTGGGGCAGCCGGTGGTGGTGGAAAACCGGCCGGGCGCCAGCGGCAACATCGGCGCGCGGATCGTGGCCGAGTCGCCGCCCGACGGCTACACGCTGCTGATGGTGAACAGTTCGTTCGCGATCAATCCAGGCGTCTATCGCAATCTGGGTTTCTCGCCGAAGCGGGACTTCGCGGCGGTCATCAATGTGGCCTTCGTGCCCTCGGTGTTTGTGGTGCCGGCGGCGTCGCCCTTGCGCAATCTTGATGATGCGATGGCCGCGGCCGTGCCGGACAAGCCGCTGGCCTTTGCGACGTGCGGCAACGGCACGCCGCAGCATCTGGCGGGCGAGATGCTGTCGCGCAAGACCGGCGCGGTGATGCAGCAGGTGCCGTACAAGGGATGTGGCCCGGCGTTGACCGATGTGATGGCGGGGCAGGTGGGGCTTGGGGTGGTGACGGCTTCCAGCGCGGCGCCGCTGATCGCCGCGGGCAAGCTGCGCGCACTGGCCGTGACCTCGCCTGCGCGCTCGCCGTTGATGCCCACGGTGCCGACGGTGGCCGAGCAGGGCGTGTCAGGCTATGCGCTGGATCAGTGGCACGGGCTGTTGACGCCGGCGGCGACGCCGCCAGCGGTGGTCGACAAGCTGAATGCGGCGGTGGCGAAGATCGTGCGGCGGCAGGATGTGCAGGCGGCGCTGCGTGACCAGGGCTTTACGCCTGCCAGCAGCTCACCGCAAGAATTCCAGCAGATGATCGGCGCGGATATCGATCGCTATACCGCGCTGACCGAGGCGATCGGGCTGCGGGCGGATT
The DNA window shown above is from Achromobacter spanius and carries:
- the nadC gene encoding carboxylating nicotinate-nucleotide diphosphorylase; its protein translation is MSIKAANPLAADRLPVPPLPDVMLEPLVRAALLEDLGRAGDLTTDAIVPADATAETRLVARQEGVLAGLDLARLAFRTMDPGLAFTVSRRDGSDLEPGMEIARIQGNARAMLSAERVALNFLCHLSGVATATASIARAIAGYGARVTCTRKTMPGLRAVQKYAVRVGGGSNHRHGLDDAVLIKDNHIALAGSVATAVERARAGVGHMVKIELEVDTLEQLEVALSLGVDVVLLDNMSLDDLRRAVAMARGRAITEASGRITPETAAAVAATGVDQIAVGWLTHSAKVLDIGLDA
- a CDS encoding tripartite tricarboxylate transporter substrate binding protein, which encodes MKRLLPKSLTLLVLSLTACGNPPSGEAPGDASYPSHPITIVVTFPPGGGTDLLARRIGASLQESLGQPVVVENRPGASGNIGARIVAESPPDGYTLLMVNSSFAINPGVYRNLGFSPKRDFAAVINVAFVPSVFVVPAASPLRNLDDAMAAAVPDKPLAFATCGNGTPQHLAGEMLSRKTGAVMQQVPYKGCGPALTDVMAGQVGLGVVTASSAAPLIAAGKLRALAVTSPARSPLMPTVPTVAEQGVSGYALDQWHGLLTPAATPPAVVDKLNAAVAKIVRRQDVQAALRDQGFTPASSSPQEFQQMIGADIDRYTALTEAIGLRAD